A window from Nitrosopumilus adriaticus encodes these proteins:
- the rfbC gene encoding dTDP-4-dehydrorhamnose 3,5-epimerase, protein MVFTFKRLEIKDLILIEPTLYSDNRGFFYENFKESDFIQYGISDKFVQENFSHSVKNVIRGLHFQKKPKSQAKLVSVVKGKIFDVGVDIRKNSSTYGKWVGEILSEKNHRSLYIPEGFAHGFCVLSDEADVSYKVNNEFSPENDRGVIWNDSKINVMWPIEKPIISKKDSQLPTLDESDNNF, encoded by the coding sequence ATGGTTTTTACTTTTAAGAGATTAGAAATTAAAGATCTTATATTAATAGAGCCAACATTGTATTCAGATAATAGAGGATTTTTTTATGAAAATTTTAAAGAATCAGATTTTATTCAATATGGAATTTCTGATAAATTTGTTCAAGAGAATTTTTCACATTCAGTAAAAAATGTAATTAGAGGATTACATTTTCAAAAAAAACCCAAGTCTCAGGCAAAGCTTGTTTCAGTAGTTAAAGGTAAGATTTTTGATGTTGGTGTAGATATTAGAAAAAATTCATCTACCTATGGAAAATGGGTAGGGGAAATCCTCTCAGAAAAAAATCATAGATCATTATACATTCCAGAAGGATTTGCACATGGTTTTTGTGTTTTGAGCGATGAAGCAGATGTAAGTTATAAAGTAAATAACGAATTTTCTCCAGAAAATGATAGAGGGGTGATTTGGAATGATTCAAAAATCAACGTCATGTGGCCGATTGAAAAACCAATAATATCAAAAAAGGACAGTCAGCTGCCTACGCTGGATGAATCTGATAATAATTTTTAA
- a CDS encoding glycosyltransferase family 2 protein encodes MKIIVGIPAFNEEKNIGSIVAKLSQKYAKIIVCDDGSSDMTSTIASSMGAHVVKHEKNMGYGSAIKTIFNEAKNSDCDILVTFDADGQHQISEIDSLIKPISENNADIVIGSRFLGKTKDLPRYRKIGIKTITGLTNVVTGSKITDSQSGFRAYGKKALDEITPTESGMGISTEILIKASKKQLRITEVPIIISYTDNSHSQEPIRHGTSVVMSTLKHVAIERPLLYYGVTGLCFLILGLIFGAWTMQIYSEERVVMTNIALIGIGGVILGTILLITATILYSIVSVVRENR; translated from the coding sequence ATGAAGATAATAGTAGGAATCCCAGCATTTAACGAAGAAAAAAATATTGGTTCAATTGTTGCAAAATTATCTCAAAAATATGCAAAGATCATTGTTTGTGATGATGGTTCATCTGATATGACTTCTACAATTGCTTCATCAATGGGAGCCCATGTTGTAAAACATGAAAAAAATATGGGGTATGGTTCTGCAATAAAAACTATTTTTAATGAAGCAAAAAACAGTGATTGTGATATTTTAGTTACTTTTGATGCTGATGGACAACATCAAATTTCAGAAATTGATTCATTGATAAAACCAATATCCGAAAATAATGCAGATATTGTAATCGGTTCAAGATTTCTAGGAAAAACAAAAGATTTACCCAGATATAGAAAAATTGGAATTAAAACAATAACTGGATTGACTAATGTTGTAACAGGTTCTAAAATAACTGATTCACAAAGTGGTTTTCGTGCATATGGAAAAAAAGCCTTAGATGAAATTACTCCTACTGAATCTGGTATGGGTATATCTACAGAAATCTTAATCAAAGCTTCAAAAAAGCAACTAAGAATTACCGAAGTTCCAATTATAATTTCTTATACCGATAATTCACATTCTCAAGAGCCGATACGCCATGGCACATCTGTAGTAATGAGTACACTAAAACACGTGGCAATTGAACGTCCACTTTTGTATTATGGAGTTACTGGATTATGTTTTCTGATTTTAGGTTTAATTTTTGGAGCTTGGACAATGCAAATATATTCTGAAGAGCGAGTTGTCATGACCAACATTGCTCTGATTGGTATTGGGGGGGTTATTCTAGGAACGATTTTACTTATTACAGCTACAATTCTTTATTCTATTGTAAGTGTTGTAAGAGAAAACAGGTAA
- a CDS encoding SDR family oxidoreductase, which produces MTKILVTGSAGLVGIQVVKDLVRENFDVYACYNETKIQFGVPTHLDLTKKDMIIDVFHTINPDLVIHLAAKTDVEKCELQKEETTLINTIATEILARESAKQNAFFIYVSTDYVFDGEEGLKKENDICDPKNFYGKSKLNGENTVKKFASQYLIIRTSTPFGIHSTKKSFPIWVKENLESGKEISVLTDQFTSPTFVPNFSKMLLEVIKKRITGTIHLAGATRISRYEFAKMIAKKLKLDTMLLKKSEIQEMGWNATRPKDSSLDVSKANKILDNKPLKIEISLELFLEQIKNSTKF; this is translated from the coding sequence ATGACTAAAATTTTAGTGACGGGTTCGGCTGGGTTAGTTGGAATACAAGTTGTAAAAGATCTTGTTAGAGAAAATTTTGATGTTTATGCATGTTATAATGAGACAAAGATACAATTTGGCGTACCAACACATTTAGATCTAACAAAAAAAGACATGATAATAGATGTTTTTCATACAATAAATCCAGATTTAGTAATTCATCTTGCTGCTAAAACAGATGTAGAAAAATGTGAACTTCAAAAAGAAGAAACGACTCTTATCAATACAATCGCTACTGAAATTTTAGCGAGAGAGTCAGCCAAACAAAATGCATTTTTTATTTATGTATCAACAGATTATGTTTTTGATGGAGAAGAAGGTTTAAAAAAAGAAAATGACATTTGTGATCCAAAAAATTTTTACGGTAAATCAAAATTGAATGGGGAAAATACAGTAAAAAAATTTGCATCACAATATCTAATTATAAGAACAAGTACACCATTTGGAATACATTCAACGAAAAAAAGCTTTCCAATATGGGTTAAAGAAAATCTTGAATCGGGAAAGGAAATATCAGTTTTGACTGATCAATTTACTTCACCAACATTCGTTCCAAATTTTTCAAAAATGCTTTTAGAGGTTATTAAAAAAAGAATTACTGGAACAATTCATTTAGCAGGTGCAACAAGAATTTCTAGGTATGAATTTGCTAAAATGATTGCAAAAAAACTTAAACTTGATACTATGTTATTAAAAAAATCAGAAATTCAAGAAATGGGTTGGAATGCAACTAGACCCAAAGATTCTTCCCTTGATGTTTCAAAAGCTAACAAAATTTTAGATAACAAGCCTCTAAAAATTGAGATCAGTTTAGAATTATTTTTAGAGCAAATCAAAAATTCTACAAAGTTTTAA
- the rfbB gene encoding dTDP-glucose 4,6-dehydratase, with protein MKILVCGGAGFIGSAFIRNYFKNHPNDEIINLDSLTIGSNLENLKEIDKNENYSFFKEDIKNEKIIDKLTSSVDTVVNFAAESHVDRSISNPEPFIMTNVYGTYILLEAAKKHDKLFVHISTDEVYGDAENLDSFTEESLIKPSNPYSATKASADHLVAAYQRTYNMKCITTRCTNNFGPFQFPEKLIPKTIIRAKKDLKIPLYGDGEQIRSWIYVYDHVQAIEDLIFKGIFGKQYNITAWNEISNIKIVEKILELLGKSRDLIEFVKDRPGHDKRYSIDSSKIQNEIGWKPRYGFDEALSETVEWYEENQTWWEPLVDDKSLHPQPWTLNWK; from the coding sequence ATGAAAATTTTAGTTTGTGGTGGTGCAGGATTTATTGGTAGCGCATTCATCAGAAATTATTTTAAAAATCATCCTAATGACGAGATAATAAATTTAGATTCATTGACTATAGGTTCTAATTTAGAAAATCTTAAAGAGATTGATAAAAATGAAAATTATTCTTTTTTTAAAGAAGATATTAAAAATGAAAAAATCATTGATAAATTAACAAGTAGTGTAGATACCGTAGTAAATTTTGCAGCAGAATCTCATGTAGATAGAAGTATTTCTAATCCAGAGCCATTTATTATGACAAATGTATATGGAACATACATTCTACTTGAGGCAGCAAAAAAACATGACAAATTATTCGTTCATATTTCAACAGATGAAGTTTATGGTGATGCAGAAAATTTAGATTCATTCACTGAAGAATCTTTGATAAAACCTAGTAATCCTTATTCAGCTACAAAGGCTTCTGCAGATCATTTAGTTGCAGCATATCAGAGAACATACAATATGAAATGTATCACAACAAGATGCACCAATAATTTTGGACCTTTTCAATTTCCAGAGAAGCTAATTCCTAAAACTATCATTAGAGCAAAAAAAGATCTAAAAATTCCATTATATGGAGATGGAGAACAAATTAGAAGCTGGATATATGTATATGATCATGTTCAAGCTATTGAAGATTTAATTTTCAAAGGTATTTTCGGTAAACAATATAACATTACAGCGTGGAATGAAATTTCTAACATAAAAATTGTAGAAAAAATACTTGAATTGCTTGGAAAATCACGAGATTTAATAGAGTTTGTAAAAGATAGACCTGGTCACGATAAGAGATATTCCATTGATTCATCAAAAATTCAAAATGAAATAGGATGGAAACCAAGATATGGATTTGATGAAGCTTTGAGTGAAACGGTTGAATGGTATGAAGAAAATCAAACGTGGTGGGAACCATTGGTTGATGACAAATCATTACATCCACAGCCTTGGACCTTAAACTGGAAATGA
- a CDS encoding class I adenylate-forming enzyme family protein codes for MNIINHIKNNADKHPAKIAVIDEQRQITFNELYQKIQNFSTIFSSKNQKIISLVSENSISFLISYLGLINSGKTVHLIPPKISQDNLLNQINSSESGAIICPKIIKNEWKENDSTNIPIFEFGENISIKGNDDNELKKNELAYLIYTSGTTSEPKGVAISHSMIEFTTKNIINVLGYTNQDIDLLPLPLHHSFGLGCVHSSLNVGSTLILLKNASNLEQLLESIKKFNATTLAVIPATLTKLLMFDKYILEDYFTDLRLIITNSTSIPKDTVQNFKKIMKKGNLATYYGLTEASRSTFMIFDNDNNREESVGKAAPDVEIKIDTNDQDGINIGEILIKGKNVIQNYWKNSEADKKIVNGWLRTGDLGFLDEEKYLFLKGRHDEIINIGGEKVSPLEIEGVVKKLSGVEDIAAFGIEHKIFGQTIKVNIVKTKNSDLDKSQVLSYCIKNLEKYKIPSKIEFVEKIPKTDYGKVKRFMLK; via the coding sequence ATGAATATAATTAATCATATTAAAAATAATGCAGATAAACATCCTGCAAAAATAGCTGTAATAGATGAACAAAGGCAAATAACTTTCAATGAGTTGTATCAAAAAATACAAAATTTTTCTACAATATTTTCGTCGAAAAACCAGAAGATAATAAGTTTAGTATCAGAAAATTCTATTTCATTTCTTATTTCATATCTAGGATTGATAAATTCGGGGAAAACTGTACACCTAATCCCACCTAAAATTTCTCAAGACAATCTGCTAAATCAAATAAATTCTTCAGAATCAGGAGCAATAATTTGTCCTAAAATAATAAAAAATGAATGGAAAGAGAATGACTCAACAAATATTCCAATTTTTGAATTTGGGGAAAACATATCAATAAAAGGAAATGATGATAATGAATTAAAAAAGAATGAACTAGCATATCTAATATACACCTCAGGAACTACATCCGAACCAAAAGGTGTTGCAATATCACATTCAATGATAGAATTTACAACAAAAAATATTATTAATGTTTTAGGATATACAAATCAGGATATAGATTTACTACCATTACCACTTCATCATTCTTTTGGTTTGGGATGTGTTCATTCTTCATTAAATGTAGGTTCGACACTTATTTTGTTAAAAAATGCAAGTAATTTAGAACAACTACTTGAATCAATAAAAAAATTTAATGCCACAACATTAGCAGTAATTCCAGCAACATTAACAAAATTGTTGATGTTTGATAAATATATTCTAGAAGATTATTTTACAGATCTACGATTAATTATTACTAATAGTACTTCAATTCCAAAAGATACTGTACAGAATTTTAAAAAAATTATGAAAAAAGGAAATTTAGCAACATACTATGGTCTAACTGAAGCTTCTCGCTCAACTTTTATGATTTTTGATAATGACAATAACAGAGAGGAGTCAGTTGGAAAAGCTGCACCAGACGTTGAAATAAAGATCGATACAAATGATCAAGATGGTATAAACATTGGAGAAATTTTGATTAAAGGAAAAAATGTTATTCAAAATTATTGGAAGAATAGTGAAGCTGATAAAAAAATAGTTAATGGATGGTTACGAACTGGAGATCTTGGATTTTTAGATGAAGAAAAATATCTTTTTCTAAAAGGACGTCATGATGAAATTATTAACATTGGAGGTGAAAAGGTATCACCACTCGAAATTGAAGGGGTTGTTAAAAAACTATCAGGAGTTGAAGATATTGCAGCATTTGGGATAGAGCATAAGATTTTTGGTCAAACCATTAAAGTTAATATTGTAAAAACGAAAAATTCAGATTTAGATAAATCTCAAGTTTTGAGTTATTGTATTAAAAATCTTGAAAAATATAAAATTCCATCAAAAATTGAATTTGTAGAAAAAATTCCCAAAACAGACTACGGAAAAGTTAAACGTTTTATGCTAAAATAA
- a CDS encoding glucose-1-phosphate thymidylyltransferase, which yields MKGIILHGGHGTRLRPLTHTGPKQLLPIANKPMSQYCVEALVQAGIIDIAIVIGGIGSNKVKEYYGNGEKFGAKFSYIEQDYPKGISHAISLCQDFIKNEKFVVFLGDNIIQNKINEYVSNFQSSNAEASLLLCEVNNPSQFGVAEIKDKKIVNIVEKPKNPTSNLVVTGIYFLTPYIFEIIKKLKPSWRNELEIADALQMLIDEKREIIYEIITDFWKDTGTPIDIIDANKTILENMRESFQGKKEGNVFIEGKVLVGKGTIIKNNVKIKGPTIIGDDCIIDENTTIGENTSIGDNSHLSNCIVSNSIIMSDCTIVGKMNINQSIIASNSKILRKQGETEKKFLLGEGTQIFI from the coding sequence ATGAAAGGGATAATTTTACATGGTGGACATGGAACACGTTTACGTCCTCTTACACATACTGGTCCAAAACAATTACTTCCTATTGCAAATAAACCAATGTCACAATATTGTGTTGAAGCCCTAGTTCAGGCAGGGATTATTGATATTGCTATTGTTATTGGGGGTATTGGTTCAAACAAAGTTAAAGAGTATTATGGAAATGGGGAAAAATTTGGTGCTAAATTTTCATACATAGAACAAGATTATCCTAAAGGAATATCACACGCCATATCATTATGTCAAGATTTTATAAAAAATGAAAAATTTGTTGTGTTTTTGGGTGATAATATTATCCAAAATAAAATAAATGAGTATGTTTCAAATTTTCAATCATCAAATGCTGAAGCATCTTTATTGTTATGTGAGGTAAATAATCCATCACAATTTGGGGTAGCTGAGATAAAAGATAAAAAAATAGTTAATATTGTTGAAAAACCAAAAAACCCAACATCAAACTTGGTAGTAACAGGAATTTATTTTCTTACTCCATACATCTTTGAAATAATTAAAAAATTAAAACCTTCATGGAGAAATGAATTAGAAATTGCAGATGCATTACAAATGTTAATTGACGAAAAAAGAGAAATAATTTATGAGATAATTACTGATTTTTGGAAAGATACAGGAACTCCTATTGATATTATAGATGCAAATAAAACCATACTTGAAAACATGAGAGAGTCATTTCAAGGAAAAAAAGAAGGGAATGTGTTCATAGAAGGAAAAGTATTGGTTGGAAAAGGAACTATTATAAAAAATAATGTAAAAATTAAAGGACCTACAATTATTGGGGATGATTGTATTATTGATGAGAACACTACTATCGGGGAAAATACAAGTATTGGAGATAATTCTCATCTGAGCAACTGTATCGTTTCAAATTCAATTATCATGTCTGATTGTACTATTGTAGGAAAAATGAATATCAATCAAAGTATAATCGCATCAAACTCGAAGATTTTAAGAAAACAGGGAGAAACAGAAAAAAAATTTCTTTTAGGTGAAGGAACTCAAATTTTTATTTAA
- a CDS encoding lipopolysaccharide biosynthesis protein: MGNAITAFFWLFLSSQIPPDQYGELFYFIGIVATASAFVLFGNQNTLIVYVSKKIQIESTLYFISLMLGVVASFIIMILFYRVDTIFLLFGYIINTLAIGQLLGNKSFSLYSKYMLLQKGLTLSLGILFFIIFGSEGILYALALSYIFFIIVIFRKFRDTKINFKLLKNRSTFIVNNYAIDILTKINAHLNKFIIVPLLGFTVLGNFSLSLQIVNIGMIFTMIVFKYTISHDAQGQENKKLKKLAVIISIIIALFGMFIAPYVIPIFFPQYIEAIDAIRIISFSLIPMTITSTYSSKLLGREKNKRIVLSKIVSIATFIISILILGPFYGIIGLAFSYLLATIAESSSLIIKFEKLHSNKSS, translated from the coding sequence ATGGGAAATGCAATAACTGCATTTTTTTGGCTTTTTCTATCTTCACAAATTCCTCCAGATCAATACGGTGAATTATTCTATTTTATTGGAATTGTTGCAACTGCAAGCGCATTTGTTCTTTTTGGAAATCAAAATACGTTAATTGTTTACGTATCAAAGAAAATCCAAATTGAATCCACATTATATTTTATTTCTCTGATGTTAGGTGTAGTAGCTTCTTTTATCATAATGATATTGTTTTACAGAGTTGATACAATTTTTCTTTTATTTGGATACATCATTAATACACTTGCTATAGGTCAACTTTTGGGAAACAAATCTTTTTCTTTATATTCAAAATATATGTTATTACAAAAAGGATTAACCCTATCTTTAGGAATTCTGTTCTTTATAATTTTTGGAAGTGAAGGAATTCTTTATGCACTTGCACTCTCATACATATTTTTCATTATAGTAATATTTAGAAAATTTAGAGATACAAAAATTAATTTCAAGTTGTTGAAAAATCGTTCAACTTTCATTGTTAACAACTATGCAATTGATATTTTGACAAAAATTAATGCGCATCTCAACAAATTCATTATTGTACCTCTTTTGGGCTTTACTGTTTTGGGAAATTTTTCATTATCCTTACAAATTGTTAACATAGGGATGATCTTTACCATGATTGTTTTCAAGTATACCATTTCACATGATGCACAAGGACAGGAAAATAAAAAATTAAAAAAACTTGCAGTTATAATTTCAATAATTATTGCTTTGTTTGGAATGTTTATTGCACCCTATGTTATTCCAATTTTTTTCCCACAATACATTGAAGCAATTGATGCGATTAGAATTATCAGTTTTAGTCTTATACCTATGACAATCACATCTACATATTCATCCAAATTACTAGGTCGAGAAAAAAATAAACGAATTGTTTTAAGTAAAATTGTCTCAATAGCTACTTTCATAATATCTATTTTGATTTTAGGCCCTTTTTATGGAATTATTGGTCTTGCATTTAGTTATCTACTAGCAACGATAGCTGAATCATCAAGCTTAATCATTAAATTTGAAAAATTACACTCTAATAAATCATCATAA
- a CDS encoding glycosyltransferase family 39 protein — protein sequence MMNSDLIVNDKKIIFSFLSIFFMGLGIRIFYFPFELPLIIDAMDNFTYATAINYYGYLPTEGSPANNGWPIFLSFWFSILSFENTHDFMQIQRMISVILSSLIIIPVYFLCKKFFDDKIALVGAAIFAFDPRIILNSLLGITEPLFILLGILSLVVFLKYDRKLMFIAFALSAFATIVRSEGIFLFFGISILFFLKYRISKDIVKTYLPCVIIFLIILFPIMNYKIEVTGYDGIFQRVAYGTGEILTISNQDNSNSIFEGIELFVKYLGWVMIPIFLFLFLMGL from the coding sequence ATGATGAATTCAGATTTAATTGTAAATGATAAAAAAATCATATTTTCATTTTTATCGATTTTTTTTATGGGATTAGGAATTAGGATTTTTTATTTTCCATTCGAATTACCGTTGATAATAGATGCAATGGATAATTTTACTTATGCAACTGCAATCAATTACTACGGGTATTTACCAACAGAAGGATCACCTGCCAATAATGGATGGCCAATATTTCTTTCATTTTGGTTTTCAATTTTGAGTTTTGAAAACACACATGATTTTATGCAAATCCAGAGAATGATTTCAGTTATTTTATCAAGTTTAATCATAATCCCTGTTTATTTTTTGTGTAAAAAATTTTTTGACGATAAAATTGCTTTAGTAGGTGCGGCAATTTTTGCATTTGACCCAAGAATAATTCTTAATTCATTATTAGGAATAACAGAACCATTATTCATATTATTAGGAATTTTGTCCCTAGTAGTTTTTTTAAAATATGATAGAAAATTAATGTTCATAGCTTTTGCTCTTTCAGCTTTTGCGACCATAGTAAGATCCGAAGGAATTTTTCTTTTTTTTGGAATATCAATACTATTTTTTCTAAAATATAGAATTTCCAAAGATATTGTTAAAACATACTTACCTTGTGTGATAATTTTTCTAATTATTCTTTTTCCAATAATGAATTACAAAATTGAAGTTACTGGATATGATGGAATATTTCAAAGAGTTGCTTATGGAACAGGTGAAATTTTAACAATTTCAAATCAAGATAATTCTAATAGCATATTCGAGGGAATAGAGCTTTTTGTGAAATATTTAGGATGGGTAATGATCCCGATTTTTTTGTTTTTGTTCCTTATGGGTTTATAG
- a CDS encoding MBOAT family O-acyltransferase, which translates to MLFNSPDFIIFFIFVVSVVVIFKYRKFQHLFLLVASYFFFYYTSNYLIILLIFSTLLDFYAGREIWKSQNITRKKIIFSISLAGNLGLLGFFKYADFGISQINAVGSSLGYESIPFLNLALPIGISFYTFQTISYTADIYRGKLEPSKTLREFALFVAFFPQLVAGPIVRAKDFLPQLREKMENFGTNRLSLISIHDRNLKLGITIMAFGFLKKMFFADNIAPMVNTIFQDPIGASTFEIWLGAIGFAFQIYGDFSGYSDIAIGAALILGFKIPINFNKPYFATSPSDFWRRWHISLSSWLRDYLYIPLGGNKKSSGRTYFNLIAVMFLGGLWHGASWNFVVWGLLHGLYLTVHKLILNKFPILKNNSFFKSKIGKIVSISVTQYFVFLAWIPFRVRDVDSMMYSIEKYVLIDLQFSEIADVILSHKLPVLFLSLFIILHFISYRKENMIDRISKFSIKYWVIVLTIIALMITFTYSINSQDFIYFKF; encoded by the coding sequence ATGCTTTTCAATTCCCCTGATTTCATCATCTTTTTCATTTTTGTAGTATCAGTAGTTGTAATTTTCAAATATAGAAAGTTTCAACATCTCTTCTTACTTGTTGCATCTTACTTTTTCTTTTATTATACCAGTAACTATCTGATTATTCTACTGATATTTTCTACACTTCTTGATTTTTATGCAGGTAGAGAAATTTGGAAATCACAAAATATTACCCGCAAAAAAATAATATTCTCAATCAGTCTTGCTGGAAACCTTGGATTATTGGGATTCTTCAAGTATGCTGATTTTGGAATATCTCAAATCAATGCAGTGGGAAGTTCGTTAGGATACGAATCAATTCCATTTCTCAATCTTGCATTACCCATAGGAATTTCATTTTACACGTTTCAAACAATTAGTTATACTGCAGATATCTATCGAGGGAAATTAGAGCCTAGTAAAACATTAAGAGAATTTGCTTTGTTTGTGGCATTTTTCCCACAGCTAGTTGCAGGACCCATTGTAAGAGCCAAGGACTTTTTGCCCCAACTAAGAGAAAAGATGGAGAACTTTGGAACCAACAGACTATCTCTGATCTCAATTCATGACAGAAATCTCAAACTAGGCATAACAATTATGGCGTTTGGCTTTCTTAAGAAAATGTTTTTTGCAGATAATATCGCACCTATGGTAAATACTATTTTTCAGGATCCAATTGGAGCGAGTACTTTTGAAATTTGGTTGGGTGCAATAGGTTTTGCATTTCAAATCTATGGGGATTTTTCAGGTTATTCTGACATTGCAATTGGTGCAGCGTTAATTCTTGGATTTAAGATACCAATCAACTTTAACAAACCGTATTTTGCAACCTCTCCATCAGATTTTTGGAGAAGATGGCACATCTCACTGTCAAGCTGGCTTCGTGATTATCTGTACATTCCTTTAGGTGGAAACAAGAAATCATCAGGCAGAACATATTTCAATTTGATAGCTGTGATGTTTTTGGGGGGATTATGGCATGGAGCATCATGGAATTTTGTTGTCTGGGGATTATTACACGGATTATATCTTACAGTTCACAAATTAATTCTAAATAAATTCCCAATTCTTAAAAACAATTCATTTTTCAAATCAAAAATAGGAAAAATAGTTTCAATATCAGTCACACAGTATTTTGTGTTTCTAGCATGGATTCCATTTAGAGTAAGAGATGTGGACAGTATGATGTATTCAATTGAAAAATATGTTTTGATAGATTTACAGTTTAGTGAAATAGCAGATGTTATTTTATCTCATAAATTACCAGTTTTGTTTTTATCATTATTCATAATTTTACATTTTATTTCATATAGAAAAGAAAATATGATTGATAGAATTTCAAAATTTAGTATCAAATATTGGGTAATAGTATTAACAATAATTGCATTGATGATTACTTTTACTTATAGTATTAATTCTCAAGACTTTATTTATTTCAAATTTTAA
- a CDS encoding acyltransferase, which produces MTNSDNFKTNERELMEYYGHKGISGKIKLRMKFLKSWIFHSLAYSSPLPSWSIKFQRIRGVRIGENCHISPYVLIDLLHPELIKIEDNVTISSNSMIFAHVNPSANDFLKNHGYPRTIKPITIKKGAVISVGCIIIAGITIGENAIVGAGSVVTQDVPDYCVVVGNPARVVKKIDH; this is translated from the coding sequence ATGACTAATTCTGACAATTTTAAGACTAATGAACGAGAATTAATGGAATATTATGGGCATAAAGGAATTAGTGGTAAAATCAAACTTCGAATGAAATTTTTAAAAAGTTGGATTTTTCATTCATTAGCATATTCTTCTCCTTTACCATCTTGGAGTATTAAATTTCAAAGAATTAGAGGTGTAAGGATTGGGGAAAATTGTCATATTTCTCCATATGTGCTAATTGATCTGTTACATCCCGAATTAATCAAGATTGAAGATAATGTAACAATTAGTTCTAATTCAATGATCTTTGCTCATGTAAATCCTTCAGCTAATGATTTTTTGAAAAACCACGGATACCCTAGAACAATAAAGCCGATAACAATCAAAAAAGGAGCCGTCATAAGTGTTGGTTGTATAATTATTGCAGGAATCACGATAGGAGAAAACGCAATAGTTGGTGCTGGAAGTGTTGTAACACAAGATGTTCCTGATTATTGTGTTGTTGTAGGAAATCCAGCAAGGGTTGTTAAAAAAATCGATCATTAA
- a CDS encoding class I SAM-dependent methyltransferase, which translates to MSIISKLKNGLKDPKKGLEYIILGDKNFNTLQNISNHSCFSIKKTQTPLESQMIQPTDIHEHLQTLHMLTIELNLKNILELGTRTGESTVAFLLAARELNGKVTSVDIDPCEEAKKNVKKLGIDSFWNFIQQDDLTLDWNDEIDHLFIDTSHTYDHTISEFKKFEPYVKKGGLITLHDIVSCPPVLDAINDYILGRKDLRFYKFFHNNGLGVIRKI; encoded by the coding sequence TTGAGTATTATCTCTAAATTAAAAAATGGGTTAAAAGATCCTAAAAAAGGATTAGAATACATTATCTTGGGTGACAAAAACTTCAATACATTACAAAACATTAGTAATCATTCTTGTTTTTCAATCAAAAAAACTCAAACACCTTTAGAATCTCAAATGATTCAACCTACTGATATTCATGAACATCTTCAAACATTGCATATGCTTACAATAGAACTTAATCTAAAAAACATTCTTGAATTAGGAACTCGAACAGGTGAATCTACGGTTGCTTTTCTACTTGCTGCAAGAGAATTAAATGGAAAAGTTACTAGTGTTGATATTGATCCATGTGAAGAAGCCAAGAAAAATGTAAAAAAATTAGGAATAGATTCTTTTTGGAATTTTATCCAACAAGACGATTTGACTTTAGATTGGAATGATGAAATTGATCATCTCTTTATTGACACATCTCATACATATGATCATACTATATCTGAATTCAAAAAATTTGAACCCTATGTGAAAAAAGGTGGGCTTATTACTCTACACGATATTGTGTCCTGTCCACCTGTTTTAGATGCTATTAATGATTATATCTTAGGTAGAAAAGATCTAAGATTCTACAAATTTTTTCATAATAATGGATTAGGCGTTATACGAAAAATATGA